A window of Halogeometricum sp. S1BR25-6 genomic DNA:
AAGGTCGAGGTCGACGTGGTCTTCGGGCGTCGAGATGACGGGGTTGTCGCCGTGTTTCTCCCACGTGTCGAGCGACGGGTCGTCCGTCGTCGCCAGACAGGGCAGTTGGTCGCGGCCGCGGCCGCCGGTGTAGACGAGCGTCGGCGTTCCGTCCCCATCGAGGACGGCGCACCCCGACCAGACGCCGTCGCGGTCCGGGCCGTCCGGGTCCGGCGCGAGGGCGACGGGGCGGTCCTCCCAGTGCACGAGGTCCTCGCTCGCGGCGTGGCCCCAGTGGATGGTGCCGTGGAACGGCCCCCCGGGGTTGTACTGGTAGAAGACGTGGTAGGTGCCCTCGTGTTCGATGATCCCGTTCGGGTCGTTCAGCCACCCGGCGGGGGCGGCGAGGTGGTAGCGCGGCCGGCGGTGGTCGTCGGCCACCTCCTCGCGCATCGCGGCGAACCCGGCCGCGTCGTCGGGCCGGTCGGTGAACCGCGGTCGTCGCCGCGGGTCGCCGCCGAGGAGGGCGAGGGCGTTGCGGACGATTCGGCGCTGGGCTTCCGCCGCCGCGAAATCCGAGGCGGGGAGGAACGCGACTTCGGAACCGATCCCATACGCATCCCCCGCGCCGACGCGCCACGCGAGCACAGCCTTCTGCGCGACGTGGAAGTCGTCGCCGCGAATCGTCGAGGCGACGACGTCGCCCGACGCCGGGAGCGACGACTCGTACCGGGCGTACGGCCGCGTCGCCTCGGCCGGTTGCGTGTGGAGTTCGCGGAGCGGAAAGCCCTCGAACAGGGGGTGGTCGTCGTAGACGCGCTTCTTTATCAGACCGCTCGGTTCCGCGGGCGTCTCGACGCCGACGGCGTCCGGGGCGACCGAGTCGATACCGAACGGCGCGACGGCCGGGAGGGCGCGGAGCGTGAGGAACAGGCCGTTCCCGGCTTCGAGGAACGTCGAAACGGCGTCGGCGCAGGCGGCGGCCGTCGCGCGGGCGTCGTCGCCGAACGGGTCGTCCCGGTGCCACCACGCCGCGTCGTAGTCGTCGAGCGAGGCGGTGCCGTCGGCGACGTCGTGGAGGGAGACGTCGGTCACGTCCGCGACGCCGCCGCACCACTCGCGGGCGGCGCGTTGTTCGTCCGTCAACTCGGTCGCCGAGAGGAATGCGACGCTGACCGGCAGGTGGTCCATTGGTATCGCCGTTCGGAGGGGTGAAATATTAACTCGTGGTTTCGTATCCCGAGAGAACCGTCGCCAGACGGAGAGAACCCGCGCTCCACTCGCGGATGTCGGATACGTGCGCTCGTTGGGCCGGTATTCGAGCGGTCGCGTGCGGGAAGCGGCACCGCTCAGTGCCGTGACGAGCGAAGCGAGTCGCGGAACTTTTTGGTCCAGCTTTTTCGAGGAGAGGTGCGCGAAGCGCACCCGGCGAAGAAAAAGGTGGGGCTAAGTGTACGGATACCCAACGCCGAAACATGCACTATCGGACGCTGGGCGACTCCGACGTCGAAGTGAGCGAAGTCGGGTTCGGCGCGTGGGTCGTCGGGACCGACTGGTGGGGCGACCGGACGAAGCAGGACTCCATCGACCTCATCCACCACGCCATCGAGGAGGGAATCACCTACTTCGACACCGGCGACGTGTACGGCCACGGCGAGAGCGAGAAGATGGTCGGCGAGGCCGTCTCGGAGTACCGCGACGAGGTGACGCTGGCGACGAAGGTGGGCTACGACTTCTACAACCACCCGCAGGCGGGCCACGGCGAACTCCCGAAGGAGATGACGGGCGAGTGGGTCCGCTCGGCGACGGAGAAGAGCATCGACCGTCTCGGCGTCGACCACGTCGAGTTGCTCCAACTCCACAACGCGAACGTCGACGAAGTGGACGCGGACGTGTTGGAGGCGCTCGACGAATTGAAGGAAGAGGGCCTCGTCGACGCCGTGGGCTGGGCGCTCGGCCCCTCCATCGGCTGGTTGGCCGAGGGCGACATGGCCATCGAGGAGGAGTTCGACTCGCTGCAACTCGTCTGGAACGCCTTCGAACAGGAGGTCGGCGAGCACTTCCTCGACACCATCGAGCGAACCGGCTCTTCGACCAGTCTCATCCCGCGCGTACCCCACTCCTCGGGCCTGTTGAACGAGCAGGTGACGCCCGAGACGGGACACGACCTGGACGACCACCGCGGCTTCCGGCCCGACGCGTGGTATGAGACGGGGTGGGAGAAACTGGAGACCCTGCGCTTCTTAGAACGCAAGGACGAGGGAACCTCGTCCGGCTCCCGGACGCAGTCCGGGAATGACGGCGAGCGCACGATGGGACAGGCCGCCATCGCGTTCCTCCTGAGCCACGACGCCGTCGCGAGCGTCACGCCGACGTTCCACACGCGCGAGGACATCACCGAGTGGGCCGCTGCCTCCGACGTGCCGAAACTGAGTGACGAAGAGCTGACCCGCGTAAAGAACCTGTACGCCGACAACTTCGGCATCGACCGCGACGACGGGATGGACTCGCTCCGTTCCTCCGTGGACGGCGACGACATCGCCGCCGCCGGCATCGACAAACAGCCCTCGGCCGGCCCGCGCAACTCGGCGGACTGACGCCGTGACCGCACGCCGAGCGACGAAGGCGTTCGTCGGCCTGACCGCCCTCGTCCACGTCGCCCTCGCGGCGTGGGTTCGACGCGACGCCGACGAACGCGGCGTCGACGCCGCCCCGTGGGACCGCCTGACGCTCCTGACGGGGCTGTTCGGCGTCGTCGGCTACCTGCTGTCGCGGCGCGCCGCGGCATAGAGGCTCAGAACGCCGCCGACTGCGGCACCCTTACGACGTTCCCGTTCGATTCCGACGCCATGCCGACAGCGTACGCGCCGGGAAGCGTCACCACCGTCTTCGCCCCGCGCGAGGACGGCGAAGGCTCCTACGGCGTCAGTTTCGCCGTGGCGGACGGCGTCCGCGCGACGGTCGACCCGGCCGACGAGACGACCGTCCGCCTCGACGGGGAACCGACCGACTTCGAACCGGTCGCGGGCGTCCTCGACTCGCTGGACGTCGCGGCGACGGTGGACCTCGACGCGGAGATTCCCGTCGGGCGGGGGTTCGGCGCCAGTGGCGCCGCCACGCTTGCGACGGTGCTCGCCGCGGACGCCGCCTTCGAGTTGGACCTCTCGCGCGAGGCGGCCGTCGACGCCGCCCACCGCGCGGAAGTCGCCGCCGGCACCGGTCTCGGCGACGTGTTCGTGCAGGACCGGGCGGGCCTCGCGTGGAACGCCGGCGACGGGGGCGGACGGAACCGCATCGAACGGGACGACCGAATCGAGTACGTCTCGACGGGCGGTATCGCCACCGAGTCCGTCCTCGGCGACGAGGCGTCGATGGCCCGCGTCGCCGACGCCGGGACCGACGCGCTCAGGTCGTTCGACCCCGAGGACTCCTTAGAGGAATGGTTCGAGACGGCGTGGACGTTCGCCCGGCGGACGGGCCTGCCGACGCCCGCCGTCAGGGAGACGGTCGAACGGGTCACCGAGGCGGGCGGCGCCGCGACGATGGCGATGGTCGGCGAGACGGTGCTCGCGGCGGGCGTCGAGGGCGTCCTTCCCGAGGAGACGCGTATCACGAACGAGGGAGCGCACCTCGTCGACCGGGCGTAATCGGTCGTTACGGTGGTTAATGGACCCATTCAGGCCGTCGTATTCGCCCCTTAGCTAAGTCGGAAGGGCGCCTCGTACCGAGTACGCCTCCCGGCCCTTCGGGGACCGGGGGCGCGAGCGACCAAGCGGTAGGCGCCGCCCGCGGTAGGCATGGGTCGGGCGGTAGGCATCGTCTCGGTGGTAGGCACCGGTCGGACGGTAGGCACGTTCCGTGCGGTCGGCTCGAACCTCGAACATCTCCAGTGTTCCCCCCCGCGGCGGCCACCCGCCGCATCCCCCCTTCTATTCGAACTCACGTCGTCGAGCGAGAGCGGTTCCGGCGCTCTCGGACGAGAGCGAGTCGAAAACGAGTGAAAACCGATTGCGAGCGCCGAGTCGACGCCGACTACGCGAGGAAGACGTGTCGCGGTCGGTCGGCGAGGACGTCGCGGCCCCACTGGACCGTGTCGCGGAAGGCGTCCGACCGGAAGAACCCCATCGCGTCCTCTCGGGAGGTCCACTGACTGGCGATGAACATGTCGTTCTCGTCCTCGACGTTCACCATCAGGTCGGTGTCCTGATGGCCTTCCGTGTCGGCGAGGACGCCCCCGACGGTGTCGAACTTCTCGACGAAGTCGTCCCTGTAGTCGGGTTTGACGGTGTAGAACATCCCCATCGTCCCGAATCCGGACTCCTCGCCCGCGCGGGAGACGATGCCGGGGAGTTCCGAGAGGAACCCGGCGGCCGTCTCGGCGGCCGACTGCGTCTCCCAGATGGAGACGACGGCCGTCCGGCCGCCGTCGCGGGCCTCGTACAGCGCCGTCTTGACGTGCGTGCCGTAGTGGTCGAAGTTGCCGCGCAGACCGTCCACCTCGTCGAACAGGTCGTCGGTGTCCGCCTCGGAGTACAGCACCGTCGCGTACACGTCCTCGCCGTGCGGCTTGCCGGCGTAGATGTTCAGGTCCTCGAGTTCGCCGCGGATGCCGTCGTTGACGGCGTCGGCGTCGGTGTCGGAACTGACGTCCTCGCCGGCCGACTCGCCGTGGGGCGCGTCGCCGTGCACGCCGCCGCCGCCTCCGCCGCCGTGGGCGCCGCCGTGACCGCCGTCGTGCGGGCCGTCGCCGTGCGCGTGCCCGTGGGCCGACCCGTGACCGTGGCCGGGTTCGCCCTCCGCGTGGGCGCCTTCACCGTGCGGGTCGCCTTCCTCGGCCGTCGGGACGGACTCGCCTTCGAGGTACGCGCCGAGGTCGGCGGGCGGGAATCGGCGGCCGACGTAGAACTGGCCGAACTCGCCGTACTTCGAGGACGCCTCGTCGAAGCGCATCTCGTAGACGATGTTCTTTATCTCGGCGGGGTCCTCGGCGAACAGCGTCACGCCCCACTCGTAGTCGTCGAAGCCGACGGAGGAGGCGATGACCTGCTTGATCTTCCCGGCGTACTCCTTCCCGGTGTCGCCGTGTTCGGACATCATCTCCGCGCGCTTCTCGAAGGCGAGGTCGTACCAGTTGTGCGTCTCGCCGCGGCGCTTCGACATCGGGTAGAACGAGACGTACTGGTCCTCGGGAATCTCGGGCGTGAGTTTCCCCTCGATGTAGCGGCGCAGGCCCTCGTCGATGTCGGCCTCTTCCTCCTCGAAGTACTCCCGCGAGACGTACCCCGACACCTCGGTGACGGAGACGTAGGAGGCGGCCTGTTCGGTGTACGACGCCAGCGCGGTTCGCTCGAACTGTCGCTCGGCCCGCGAGAGGTCGTCCAGCGTCGGCCGGAAGTGGACGACGAGGAGGTCCGCCTTGTGGCCGAGGACCGAGAAGACGGCCGAGTCGCCCTCGGCGGCGTCCTCGACGGCCTCGTGCGTGCGGAGGTACTCGACGCCCTCGCCCACGGCGCGGTCCCGTTCTCGTCCGGGCGCGTCCCGCCACGCGTCCCAATCCACGGTTCGGAAGTCGTGCAGGGCGTACCAACCCTCGTCCGTCGGTGGGGCCTCTGGCATGCGTTAGGCTAGGAGTTTCTCCCGTATGGGAGTTGCGAGTCCGCCCGACGTGCGAGGCGCGCACCCGTCCGAAACCTGACACCGATTCGGAAATTTCACTCGTGACCGAAACCCTTTCACAGAGCGACTCGGAACTGACACCTAATGCGGAAGAGTGGCCCTCCGAAGGGACTTATCTCGTACCTCGTGCTCGAACTCCTCGCGGAGAAGCCGCGGTACGGCTACGAGATACTGAAGGAGATAAACGACATCAGCGGCGGCCACTGGGAGCCCTCCTACGGTTCGGTGTACCCCATCCTCTACAAGTTCGAGGACGAGGGGTGGGCCGCCAGAATCGAACGCGAGGAGGAGTCCGACCGGAAGTACTTCGAGCTCACCGACGCCGGCCGTGAGGAACTCGAAGAGAAGCGCCGGGAGTCGGGCGAGAAGGCCGGCGAGTTCGTCGACATCATCCTCGGGTTCTACCACGTCTACGTCGCCTTCGCCACCGACGACCGCTTCGATGTGGCGGCGCCCGAGGGGGCGTGGCGCTTCGACGAGACGGTTAGTTCGTGGGTCATCGAACAACTCATCCGCCACCACGAACGCGATTTCGGGACGTTCGAGCGAATCGAGGCGACGCCCGAAGAGTTCTACGCGGAGCAGGGAATCGAGTTCGAGGAGTGAACCGAGGGGCCCGCGCGAACCTCGCCCGTCGCCCGCCCGACGCGGTCAGTTCAGCATCGTCGGCCCGAACACGAGGAGCACGAGCGACAGCAGCATCGTGACGCCGACGCCGGTGGTGATGGTTCTGACGACGGTGTACGGTTCGGAGACGGGCAGGCGCGAGACGACGGCCTCCGCACTGGTTCTGAGGATGCGTCCGCCGTCCAGCGGGTAGCCGGGGATGCAGTTGAATATCCCGAGTTGGAGGTTGATCCACGCCATCCAGAAGCAGACGTTGGCGAGGAGGAACACGTTCGACCCGAGGAAGCCGAGCGGTCCGGTCACCGAGTAGAAGTTGGTGACGCTGGCCGTGAATCCCGGGAAGTTAGGGATGCCGAGGACGAGCGAGGCCAGCGGCAGGATGAGCGCCACGTACACCGCGCTGAGCGGCGACTCCGCGAGAGCGCCGGAGACGCTCCCGGCGCCGGGGCCGCCGTCGCCGCCGAGGAGGGCGACGTACGTGCCCGCGGGGTACGACTGCGCGCCGAAGTCGGTGAGGAGCAGACCGCTCGTCCCCGGGAAGAGACCGACGCCGAGGAACCCGCCGCCGTCGTTGGGGTTCTCCCCGAGCGTCACCTGATACGTCGACAGTTCGCCGCCGTCGTAGAGTTCGACGGGCACCGTCTCGCCGGGTCGCGTCCCGTCCAAGACGGTGTCCAAGTCGGACGAAGAGGTCACGCGCTCGCCGTCGATGGCGGTGACGATGACGCTCCCGTCCGTCGGTGCGCCGGCGTTCGCCAGCGGTCCGTCCCCGGACACCCGCGTGACGTACGCGCCGACGGGGATGGTGACCGTGCCACGCGAGGTGGTGAGGCTGGCGAACTTGCTCTCGCCGACGGCCTCCGAGAAGCCCGACTGCGTGTGGACGGGCGTGCCGTTCACCTGCGAGACGGTTATCGGCTCCCCGCCGACCGAGAGGTTCGCCGGATTGTCCGCGACGGAACCGGCGACGATGAGCGACCGTTCGACCGACACCGTCCGCATCTCGCGGTCGGCGGCGCTGTCGCCGCCGTTCAGTTCGACCTGCAGGGTGCGCTCGTCCGTCGAGACGAGCGCCGCGTCCAGCGTCGACTCGTTGCTCACGGGCGTCCCGCCGACGCTCGTGATGCGGTCACCCTGTTCGATGCCGGCCGCGGCGGCGGGCGACCCGTCGTAGGAGCCCTGCACCGCCATCCCGGGCGCGACGGCGATGGAGCCGATGACCGGTCCGAACAGGAGGGCGAACGCGACGATGGTAACGGCGAAGTTGTTCGTCACGCCCGCGGCGAACATCCGCGTCTTGCCGCCGCGGTCGGCGTTCCGCTGGCTCTCCTCGTCGGGTTGGACGAACGCGCCGAGGGGGAGCAGCGTGAACAGGAAGAGGCCCATCGACTCGATGTCGATGCCCTCGACGCGGCAGAGGATGCCGTGTCCCCCCTCGTGGACGACGAGTCCGACGAGGAGACCGAGGACGATTTCGGGGGCGACCGAGAGGGGGAGGAAGTCGTTGACGCCGGGGATGACGAGGAAGTTCTGCGGCTGGTTGACCGCCGACGGTTCGGGCGGGTTCTGCAGGATAAACAGCCCCTGCAGGAGCAAGAAGAGGAACATCCCGACCATGATAATGAGGGTGACGCCCAAGCCGAAGTTCGTCCACGCCCGCCAGAAGCGCTTGGGCGTGGCGACCCAGTCGATGAAGTCGCGTCCGCGCTTCGTGTGCACGGTCGTGAACGGGCCTTGGACGCTGACCGAGGAGGGAAGCAGACCGTACCGACGCAGGAGGAGGGCGGCGGCGGAGTACGCCAGGATACCGAGGAGAACCCACACTAGGGTGTTCATCGTCGGAAGAAGGGGGTCAGCGCTGAAAGACGTTCGGGTTGCCCGTCACTCCTCGCTGGATTCGACCGCCTCCGCCGCCTCGTCGTCGAATTCGATCTTCGCGAAGTCCGAGTCGTCTCGCGCCGCGCGGCGACGGCGGTACGCCGCGTAACCGACGCCGGCGACGACTGCGACGACGACGGCCCCGCCGAGCAGTCGGCGTCCGGTCGACGACGACGCTTCGTCCTCGTCGAGTCGCGCGTCGGCGGCGTCTCCGCCCTCTTCGTCGCCCTGTCCGTGCCCCATGTTGAGTTCGATAAGTGCCATGTGTTCGTCCTCCGCGCCGGCGCGGACG
This region includes:
- a CDS encoding GH32 C-terminal domain-containing protein — protein: MDHLPVSVAFLSATELTDEQRAAREWCGGVADVTDVSLHDVADGTASLDDYDAAWWHRDDPFGDDARATAAACADAVSTFLEAGNGLFLTLRALPAVAPFGIDSVAPDAVGVETPAEPSGLIKKRVYDDHPLFEGFPLRELHTQPAEATRPYARYESSLPASGDVVASTIRGDDFHVAQKAVLAWRVGAGDAYGIGSEVAFLPASDFAAAEAQRRIVRNALALLGGDPRRRPRFTDRPDDAAGFAAMREEVADDHRRPRYHLAAPAGWLNDPNGIIEHEGTYHVFYQYNPGGPFHGTIHWGHAASEDLVHWEDRPVALAPDPDGPDRDGVWSGCAVLDGDGTPTLVYTGGRGRDQLPCLATTDDPSLDTWEKHGDNPVISTPEDHVDLDLLETEDWRAEFRDHNVWREGETWYHLVGAGVADTGGAALLYRGESLREWEYVGPLLVGDWEGHGVVWECPELLDFDEKQVLHVSNYSHVEYFLGEANLDDPSFDVEHRERLDYGDYYAPQSTRAEDGRVLTWGWAPEARDAEAQWHAGWSGTLTIPRELSVEDGELRQRPARELESLRGRDALAEEDVSLAAGDSRVLDLTGNAYELAFDARVEESGALELGLFESPAGNERTVVRYDGETVTVDRTNGALDGVPDADEQSMPVDGDSLSLRAFVDGSVVELYANERRCLTSRVYPTRADAEGVSLRAVGEGVELAAASAWELDAAFPARSRE
- a CDS encoding aldo/keto reductase, which encodes MHYRTLGDSDVEVSEVGFGAWVVGTDWWGDRTKQDSIDLIHHAIEEGITYFDTGDVYGHGESEKMVGEAVSEYRDEVTLATKVGYDFYNHPQAGHGELPKEMTGEWVRSATEKSIDRLGVDHVELLQLHNANVDEVDADVLEALDELKEEGLVDAVGWALGPSIGWLAEGDMAIEEEFDSLQLVWNAFEQEVGEHFLDTIERTGSSTSLIPRVPHSSGLLNEQVTPETGHDLDDHRGFRPDAWYETGWEKLETLRFLERKDEGTSSGSRTQSGNDGERTMGQAAIAFLLSHDAVASVTPTFHTREDITEWAAASDVPKLSDEELTRVKNLYADNFGIDRDDGMDSLRSSVDGDDIAAAGIDKQPSAGPRNSAD
- a CDS encoding GHMP kinase, yielding MPTAYAPGSVTTVFAPREDGEGSYGVSFAVADGVRATVDPADETTVRLDGEPTDFEPVAGVLDSLDVAATVDLDAEIPVGRGFGASGAATLATVLAADAAFELDLSREAAVDAAHRAEVAAGTGLGDVFVQDRAGLAWNAGDGGGRNRIERDDRIEYVSTGGIATESVLGDEASMARVADAGTDALRSFDPEDSLEEWFETAWTFARRTGLPTPAVRETVERVTEAGGAATMAMVGETVLAAGVEGVLPEETRITNEGAHLVDRA
- a CDS encoding heme-binding protein, whose translation is MPEAPPTDEGWYALHDFRTVDWDAWRDAPGRERDRAVGEGVEYLRTHEAVEDAAEGDSAVFSVLGHKADLLVVHFRPTLDDLSRAERQFERTALASYTEQAASYVSVTEVSGYVSREYFEEEEADIDEGLRRYIEGKLTPEIPEDQYVSFYPMSKRRGETHNWYDLAFEKRAEMMSEHGDTGKEYAGKIKQVIASSVGFDDYEWGVTLFAEDPAEIKNIVYEMRFDEASSKYGEFGQFYVGRRFPPADLGAYLEGESVPTAEEGDPHGEGAHAEGEPGHGHGSAHGHAHGDGPHDGGHGGAHGGGGGGGVHGDAPHGESAGEDVSSDTDADAVNDGIRGELEDLNIYAGKPHGEDVYATVLYSEADTDDLFDEVDGLRGNFDHYGTHVKTALYEARDGGRTAVVSIWETQSAAETAAGFLSELPGIVSRAGEESGFGTMGMFYTVKPDYRDDFVEKFDTVGGVLADTEGHQDTDLMVNVEDENDMFIASQWTSREDAMGFFRSDAFRDTVQWGRDVLADRPRHVFLA
- a CDS encoding PadR family transcriptional regulator; translation: MRKSGPPKGLISYLVLELLAEKPRYGYEILKEINDISGGHWEPSYGSVYPILYKFEDEGWAARIEREEESDRKYFELTDAGREELEEKRRESGEKAGEFVDIILGFYHVYVAFATDDRFDVAAPEGAWRFDETVSSWVIEQLIRHHERDFGTFERIEATPEEFYAEQGIEFEE
- a CDS encoding site-2 protease family protein; the encoded protein is MNTLVWVLLGILAYSAAALLLRRYGLLPSSVSVQGPFTTVHTKRGRDFIDWVATPKRFWRAWTNFGLGVTLIIMVGMFLFLLLQGLFILQNPPEPSAVNQPQNFLVIPGVNDFLPLSVAPEIVLGLLVGLVVHEGGHGILCRVEGIDIESMGLFLFTLLPLGAFVQPDEESQRNADRGGKTRMFAAGVTNNFAVTIVAFALLFGPVIGSIAVAPGMAVQGSYDGSPAAAAGIEQGDRITSVGGTPVSNESTLDAALVSTDERTLQVELNGGDSAADREMRTVSVERSLIVAGSVADNPANLSVGGEPITVSQVNGTPVHTQSGFSEAVGESKFASLTTSRGTVTIPVGAYVTRVSGDGPLANAGAPTDGSVIVTAIDGERVTSSSDLDTVLDGTRPGETVPVELYDGGELSTYQVTLGENPNDGGGFLGVGLFPGTSGLLLTDFGAQSYPAGTYVALLGGDGGPGAGSVSGALAESPLSAVYVALILPLASLVLGIPNFPGFTASVTNFYSVTGPLGFLGSNVFLLANVCFWMAWINLQLGIFNCIPGYPLDGGRILRTSAEAVVSRLPVSEPYTVVRTITTGVGVTMLLSLVLLVFGPTMLN
- a CDS encoding DLW-39 family protein; the protein is MALIELNMGHGQGDEEGGDAADARLDEDEASSSTGRRLLGGAVVVAVVAGVGYAAYRRRRAARDDSDFAKIEFDDEAAEAVESSEE